In Pyrus communis chromosome 1, drPyrComm1.1, whole genome shotgun sequence, the following are encoded in one genomic region:
- the LOC137728907 gene encoding protein DETOXIFICATION 48-like codes for MCNPKPSSPSSFLSTNKTLLIKTSNKTMDDLHSSDVFVDDDDQELHRWPTLSEAVQEFKAIGKISGPSTMTGLLLYSRAMISMLFLGYLGELQLAGGSLSIGFANITGYSVISGLAMGMEPICGQAYGAKQLKLLGLTLQRTILLLLSTSLPISFMWLNMKRVLLWCGQDEEISSVAHTFTLFSIPDLFFLSLLHPLRIYLRTQNITLPVTYCSAISVLLHIPLNFLLVVKFQMGISGVAIAMVWTNLNLFILLFSFTYFSNVYKDTWVCPSADCLRGWSSLLALSIPTCISVCLEWWWYEFMIMLCGLLANPKATIASMGILIQTTSLVYVFPSSLSLGVSTRVGNLLGAKRPSKARISMIVSLVCAVALGLLAMLFTTLMRHQWGRFFTNDAEILKLTAIALPIAGLCELGNCPQTTACGVLRGSARPTVGANINLGSFYLVGMPVAMLMGFVVKMGFAGLWLGLLAAQGSCALLMFYVVCTTDWNLQVKRSKDLTQATSAASTTSSILPISSAPPPSSDHKDPNLEDDEVVKSSEALETDPLIV; via the exons ATGTGCAACCCAAAGCCTTCTTCTCCCTCCTCATTTCTCTCGACCAACAAAACCCTCTTAATCAAAACCTCCAATAAAACCATGGACGACCTTCACTCTTCTGATGTTTTTGTTGACGATGACGATCAAGAGCTCCATAGATGGCCTACTCTCTCCGAG GCTGTACAAGAATTCAAGGCCATAGGGAAGATCTCAGGTCCATCAACCATGACAGGCCTACTTCTCTACTCAAGAGCCATGATCTCCATGCTTTTTCTGGGATACCTCGGTGAGCTTCAGCTCGCCGGAGGCTCCCTTTCAATTGGGTTTGCCAACATCACAGGCTACTCCGTCATCTCCGGCCTCGCCATGGGAATGGAACCCATCTGCGGGCAAGCGTACGGCGCCAAACAGTTGAAGCTCCTCGGCCTAACCCTTCAGAGAaccatcctcctcctcctctccacCTCCCTACCCATCTCCTTCATGTGGCTCAACATGAAGAGAGTCCTCCTCTGGTGCGGCCAGGACGAAGAGATTTCCTCCGTCGCCCACACTTTCACCCTCTTCTCCATTCCCGAcctcttctttctctcccttCTCCACCCCCTCAGAATTTATCTGCGCACCCAAAACATCACATTGCCAGTGACCTACTGCTCCGCCATCTCCGTCCTCCTCCACATCCCTCTAAACTTCCTCCTCGTTGTCAAATTCCAAATGGGGATTTCCGGGGTGGCCATAGCCATGGTTTGGACTAATCTCAACCTCTTCATCCTACTCTTTTCCTTCACGTACTTCTCCAATGTTTACAAGGACACGTGGGTTTGTCCCAGCGCTGATTGCCTCCGCGGCTGGTCGTCTTTGCTTGCGCTCTCTATCCCGACCTGCATCTCCGTTTGCCTCGAGTGGTGGTGGTACGAGTTCATGATAATGCTCTGCGGACTGTTAGCCAACCCAAAAGCCACCATTGCTTCAATGGGAATACTAATCCAGACCACCTCTCTTGTCTACGTGTTCCCTTCATCGCTCAGCCTCGGCGTCTCCACGAGAGTTGGGAACTTATTGGGCGCTAAGCGACCCTCAAAAGCGCGCATTTCTATGATCGTCTCGCTCGTTTGCGCGGTGGCTTTAGGCCTTTTAGCCATGTTGTTCACAACATTGATGAGGCACCAATGGGGGAGATTCTTCACTAATGACGCGGAAATACTCAAGCTCACGGCGATTGCATTGCCGATAGCAGGGTTGTGTGAGCTCGGAAACTGCCCGCAAACCACCGCCTGCGGTGTTTTAAGGGGAAGCGCGAGACCTACGGTTGGAGCCAACATAAACTTGGGGTCATTTTACTTGGTGGGAATGCCGGTGGCGATGCTGATGGGGTTCGTGGTGAAAATGGGGTTTGCAGGGCTGTGGCTTGGATTGCTTGCAGCTCAAGGCTCTTGTGCTTTGCTCATGTTCTATGTCGTTTGCACAACAGATTGGAATCTTCAGGTCAAAAGATCAAAGGATCTCACCCAAGCTACTTCTGCAGCTTCTACAACTTCTTCGATATTACCAATATCATCCGCACCACCACCAAGTTCTGATCATAAGGATCCCAACTTGGAAGATGATGAGGTTGTCAAATCATCGGAAGCGCTGGAAACAGACCCACTTATTGTATGA
- the LOC137709247 gene encoding sucrose transport protein SUC4-like: MPTPDGDRHRVRARPAVRTRVPLRQLLRVASVACGIQFGWALQLSLLTPYVQELGIPHAWASVIWLCGPLSGLVVQPLVGHMSDRCTSRYGRRRPFIVVGAACIAVSVLIIGFSADIGWLLGDRGGGVRPRAIAVFVFGFWILDVANNVTQGPCRALLADLTEKDYRRTRVANAYFSLFMAVGNVLGYATGSISYLFKVFPFSITPACNVNCANLKSAFFVDTAFIAITTWISISAAQETPLGSSNRTTPFADEVPGQSSHIEEAFLWELFGTFRYFPGSVWLILLVIALNWIGWFPFLLFDTDWMGREIYGGKPNEGINYSTGVRMGALGLMLNSVLLGITSVLMEKLCRKWGAGFVWGISSILMTLCFFAMLVITFVNKSIGVGGHDLPPDGIVIAALVVFAVLGIPLAITYSVPYALVSSRIESLGLGQGLSMGVLNLAIVIPQVIVSLGSGPWDQLFGGGNAPAFAVAAVASLASGLVAILAIPRSAAPKPGAVA, from the exons ATGCCAACTCCAGACGGAGACCGCCACCGGGTCAGGGCTCGACCGGCGGTCCGAACCCGAGTCCCACTCCGGCAACTCCTCCGAGTGGCATCGGTCGCGTGTGGAATCCAATTCGGTTGGGCCCTACAGCTCTCGCTCTTGACTCCGTACGTTCAAGAGCTCGGAATCCCTCACGCTTGGGCCAGCGTCATATGGCTCTGTGGGCCTTTATCGGGCCTTGTGGTCCAGCCCCTTGTGGGCCACATGAGCGACCGCTGCACAAGCCGATACGGTCGTCGGCGCCCATTCATCGTGGTCGGAGCGGCCTGTATCGCCGTCTCCGTTCTAATCATCGGTTTCTCCGCTGATATCGGGTGGTTGCTAGGCGACAGAGGCGGCGGCGTCAGGCCCAGAGCCATCGCCGTGTTCGTGTTCGGGTTTTGGATTCTGGACGTGGCCAATAATGTGACTCAGGGTCCTTGTAGAGCTCTCCTCGCTGATCTCACTG AAAAGGATTATCGAAGAACTCGAGTGGCAAACGCTTATTTCTCTCTGTTTATGGCGGTTGGCAATGTTCTTGGATATGCAACTGGATCAATAAGTTACTTGTTCAAGGTTTTTCCATTTTCAATTACCCCAGCATGCAATGTTAACTGTGCAAACCTCAAGTCTGCTTTCTTCGTCGACACTGCCTTCATTGCAATTACTACATGGATAAGCATATCAGCAGCTCAGGAAACACCTCTGGGTTCAAGTAACAGAACTACACCCTTTGCTGATGAAGTGCCAGGACAGTCAAGTCATATTGAAGAAGCTTTTCTCTGGGAGCTGTTTGGGACTTTTAGATATTTCCCAGGGTCTGTATGGTTAATCCTACTTGTTATTGCTCTAAACTGGATTGGGTGGTTTCCATTTCTTCTCTTTGATACTGATTGGATGGGTCGAGAGATTTATGGTGGCAAGCCAAATGAAGGGATAAATTATAGTACTGGTGTTAGAATGGGAGCTCTTGGTTTGATGTTGAATTCGGTTCTTCTTGGTATAACCTCGGTGCTTATGGAGAAGCTTTGCAGGAAATGGGGGGCTGGCTTTGTGTGGGGAATTTCAAGCATTCTCATGACTCTTTGCTTTTTCGCAATGCTTGTTATTACATTTGTGAACAAGAGTATTGGCGTTGGGGGCCATGATTTACCTCCAGATGGCATTGTGATAGCTGCACTGGTTGTTTTTGCAGTTCTCGGTATTCCATTGGCG ATCACATACAGTGTTCCGTATGCTTTGGTTTCTTCTCGAATCGAGTCTTTGGGACTTGGCCAAG GTTTATCAATGGGTGTACTGAATCTGGCAATAGTAATCCCGCAG GTGATCGTATCACTAGGAAGTGGACCGTGGGATCAGCTATTTGGTGGTGGAAATGCTCCAGCCTTTGCCGTGGCAGCAGTTGCATCCTTAGCCAGCGGCCTGGTGGCCATCTTGGCAATTCCACGTTCTGCTGCTCCTAAGCCCGGAGCTGTCGCATGA